One region of Cinclus cinclus chromosome 1, bCinCin1.1, whole genome shotgun sequence genomic DNA includes:
- the LOC134053352 gene encoding myosin-7 isoform X2, protein MPDVEMAEFGEAAPYLRKSEKERLAAQTRPFDLKKDIFVPDEKEEYVKATIVSREGSKITAETEHGKTVTVKEDQIMQQNPPKFDKIEDMAMLTFLHEPAVLYNLKDRYASWMIYTYSGLFCVTVNPYKWLPVYNAEVVAAYRGKKRSEAPPHIFSISDNAYQNMLTDRENQSILITGESGAGKTVNTKRVIQYFAVIAAIGDRGKKEAGAPGKGTLEDQIIQANPALEAFGNAKTVRNDNSSRFGKFIRIHFGATGKLASADIETYLLEKSRVIFQLKAERNYHIYYQILSNKKPELLDMMLVTNNPYDYAFISQGETTVPSIDDGEELLATDSAFDVLGFTPEEKNSIYKLTGAIMHFGNMKFKQKQREEQAEPDGTEEADKSAYLMGLNSADLLKGLCHPRVKVGNEYVTKGQNVQQVIYAVGALAKAVYEKMFNWMVTRINNSLETKQPRQYFIGVLDIAGFEIFDFNSFEQLCINFTNEKLQQFFNHHMFVLEQEEYKKEGIEWEFIDFGMDLQACIDLIEKPMGIMSILEEECMFPKATDMTFKAKLFDNHLGKSANFGKPRNIKGKQEAHFALVHYAGTVDYNIIGWLQKNKDPLNETVVGLYQKSALKLLANLFANYAGADAPVEKGKGAKKKGSSFQTVSALHRENLNKLMTNLRSTHPHFVRCIIPNETKSPGVMNNPLVMHQLRCNGVLEGIRICRKGFPNRILYGDFRQRYRILNPAAIPEGQFIDSRKGAEKLLGSLDIDHNQYKFGHTKVFFKAGLLGLLEEMRDERLARIMTRLQAQVRGFLSRQEFKKILERRDSLLVIQWNIRAFMGVKNWPWMKLYFKIKPLLKSAETEKEMQNMKEEFGRLKEALEKSEARRKELEEKMVSMLQEKNDLQLQVQAEQDNLADAEERCDQLIKNKIQLEAKVKEMTERMEDEEEMNAELTAKKRKLEDECSELKKDIDDLELSLAKVEKEKHATENKVKNLTEEMAGLDEIIVKLTKEKKALQESHQQALDDLQAEEDKVNTLTKAKVKLEQQVDDLESSLEQEKKVRMDLERAKRKLEGDLKLAQENIMDLENDKQQLDERLKKKDFELNALNARIEDEQAVAAQLQKKLKELQARIEELEEELEAERTGRAKVEKLRSDLSRELEEISERLEEAGGATSVQIELNKKREAEFQKMRRDLEEATLQHEATAAALRKKHADSVAELSEQIDNLQRVKQKLEKEKSELKLELDDVGSNMEQLIKAKANLEKMCRTMEDQMNEHRTKSEEAQRMVNDLTTQRAKLQTENGELSRQLEEKEAFINQMTRGKLTYTQQLEDLKRQLEEEVKAKNALAHALQSARHDCDLLREQYEEETEAKAELQRSLSKANSEVAQWRTKYETDAIQRTEELEEAKKKLAQRLQEAEEAVEAVNAKCSSLEKTKHRLQNEIEDLMADLERSNAAAAALDKKQRNFDKILSEWKQKFEESQVELEASQKEARSLSTELFKLKNAYEESLDHLETLKRENKNLQEEISDLTEQLGGSHKTIHELEKVRKQLDAEKLELQAALEEAEASLEHEEGKILRAQLEFNQVKADYERKLAEKDEEMEQAKRNHLRVVDSLQTSLDAETRSRNEALRLKKKMEGDLNEMEIQLSHANRVAAEAQKQVKTLQGCLKDTQLQLDDMVRVNEDLKENIAIVERRNNLLQSELEELRAVVEQTERARKLAEQELIEASERVQLLHSQNTSLINQKKKMEADISQLQTEVEEAIQECRNAEEKAKKAITDAAMMAEELKKEQDTSAHLERMKKNMEQTIKDLQMRLDEAEQLALKGGKKQLQKLEARVRELENELEAEQKRHAESVKGLRKSERRVKELSYQTEEDRKNLVRLQDLVDKLQMKVKSYKRQAEEAEEQANSNLAKFRKAQHELDEAEERADIAESQVNKLRAKSRDIGAKGLNEE, encoded by the exons ATGCCTGATGTGGAGATGGCCGAATTTGGGGAGGCCGCCCCCTATCTCCGCAAGTCGGAGAAGGAACGGTTGGCTGCCCAGACCCGCCCCTTCGACCTGAAGAAGGACATCTTCGTCCCTGATGAAAAGGAGGAATATGTCAAGGCTACCATTGTCAGCCGGGAGGGCTCCAAGATCACTGCTGAGACTGAACATGGCAAG ACAGTGACGGTCAAGGAGGACCAGATCATGCAGCAGAATCCCCCCAAGTTTGACAAGATTGAGGATATGGCTATGCTGACTTTCCTCCATGAGCCCGCCGTCCTCTACAACCTCAAGGACCGCTACGCATCTTGGATGATCTAT ACCTACTCGGGGCTCTTTTGTGTGACTGTCAACCCCTACAAGTGGTTGCCTGTCTACAATGCCGAGGTGGTGGCTGCCTACAGGGGAAAGAAGCGGAGTGAAGCTCCACCCCACATCTTCTCCATCTCTGACAATGCCTACCAGAACATGCTGACAG ATCGGGAGAACCAATCCATCCTCATCAC CGGAGAATCCGGGGCAGGGAAGACAGTGAACACCAAGAGGGTCATCCAGTACTTTGCTGTCATTGCTGCCATTGGCGACCGTGGCAAGAAGGAGGCGGGAGCCCCGGGCAAG GGCACCCTGGAGGACCAGATCATCCAGGCCAACCCTGCCTTGGAAGCCTTTGGCAATGCCAAAACTGTCCGGAATGACAACTCGTCCCGATTT GGGAAGTTCATCCGGATCCATTTTGGTGCTACCGGGAAGTTGGCATCAGCTGACATTGAGACCT ACCTCCTGGAGAAGTCCCGTGTCATCTTCCAGCTGAAGGCTGAAAGAAACTATCACATTTACTATCAGATCCTCTCCAATAAgaagccagagctgctgg acatGATGCTGGTTACCAACAACCCCTATGACTATGCCTTCATCTCCCAAGGAGAGACCACAGTTCCATCCATTGATGATGGAGAGGAGCTCCTGGCCACGGAT AGTGCCTTCGATGTCCTGGGCTTCACCCCAGAGGAGAAGAACTCCATCTATAAACTGACGGGCGCCATCATGCACTTCGGCAACATGAAGTTCAAGCAGAAACAACGGGAAGAGCAGGCAGAACCAGATGGCACAGAAG AGGCAGACAAGTCAGCTTACCTAATGGGGCTGAACTCAGCTGATCTTCTCAAGGGGTTGTGCCACCCTCGGGTCAAGGTGGGCAATGAGTATGTCACCAAGGGGCAGAATGTCCAGCAG GTGATTTATGCTGTCGGAGCCTTGGCCAAAGCCGTGTATGAGAAGATGTTCAACTGGATGGTGACCAGGATCAACAATTCACTGGAGACCAAGCAGCCACGGCAGTACTTCATTGGTGTGCTGGACATTGctggttttgaaatatttgat tTCAACAGCTTTGAGCAGCTCTGCATCAACTTCACCAATGAGAAGCTGCAGCAATTTTTCAACCATCACATGTtcgtgctggagcaggaggaataCAAGAAGGAGGGCATTGAGTGGGAGTTCATTGACTTTGGCATGGACCTCCAGGCCTGCATTGACCTCATTGAGAAG CCCATGGGGATCATGTCCATCCTGGAGGAGGAGTGCATGTTTCCCAAGGCCACGGACATGACCTTCAAGGCCAAGCTCTTTGATAATCATCTGGGCAAGTCGGCCAACTTTGGGAAGCCACGAAACATCAAAGGGAAGCAAGAGGCCCACTTTGCCCTTGTCCACTATGCTGGCACAGTGGACTACAACATCATTGGGTGGCTGCAGAAGAACAAGGACCCCCTCAATGAGACAGTGGTGGGGCTCTACCAGAAATCAGCCCTGAAACTCTTGGCCAACCTCTTTGCCAACTATGCTGGGGCCGATGCAC ctgtggagaaggggaaaggagCTAAGAAGAAAGGTTCCTCCTTCCAAACTGTCTCTGCCCTGCATCGG GAGAATCTCAACAAGTTGATGACCAACCTGAGGTCTACCCACCCTCATTTTGTCCGCTGCATCATCCCCAATGAGACTAAGTCTCCCG GTGTGATGAACAACCCCCTGGTAATGCATCAGCTCCGCTGCAATGGAGTGCTAGAAGGCATCCGCATCTGCCGCAAAGGcttccccaaccgcatcctcTATGGGGACTTCCGCCAACG GTACCGCATCCTGaaccctgctgccatccctgagGGGCAGTTCATTGACAGTCGCAAGGGTGCTGAGAAGCTCTTGGGATCCCTTGATATTGACCACAACCAGTACAAATTTGGACACACCAAG GTCTTCTTCAAAgctgggctgctggggctgctggaggagatGAGGGATGAGCGCCTGGCCCGGATCATGACCCGCTTGCAGGCCCAAGTCCGTGGTTTCCTGTCCCGTCAGGAGTTCAAGAAGATCCTAGAGCGCAG GGACTCATTGTTGGTGATCCAGTGGAACATCAGGGCCTTCATGGGGGTGAAGAACTGGCCTTGGATGAAGCTCTACTTCAAGATCAAGCCCTTGTTGAAGAGTGCCGAGACAGAGAAAGAGATGCAG AACatgaaggaagagtttgggcgGCTGAAAGAGGCCTTAGAGAAGTCAGAAGCCCGGcggaaggagctggaggagaaaatggTCTCCATGTTGCAGGAGAAAAATGACCTTCAGCTCCAAGTTCAGGCT GAGCAAGACAACCTGGCTGATGCTGAGGAACGCTGTGACCAGCTGATCAAGAACAAGATCCAGCTGGAGGCCAAGGTGAAGGAGATGACTGAGCGgatggaggatgaggaggagatgAATGCTGAGTTGACAGCAAAGAAGAGGAAGCTGGAGGATGAATGCTCAGAGCTGAAGAAGGACATTGATGACCTGGAGTTGTCTTTGGCCAAGgtggaaaaggagaaacatGCCACTGAGAACAAG GTCAAGAACCTCACTGAGGAGATGGCCGGGCTGGATGAGATCATTGTCAAGCTAACAAAGGAGAAGAAGGCCCTGCAAGAATCTCACCAGCAAGCACTGGATGacctgcaggcagaggaagacAAGGTCAACACCTTGACAAAGGCCAAAGTCAAGCTGGAACAGCAAGTGGATGAT CTGGAGAGTTCATTGGAGCAGGAGAAGAAGGTCCGGATGGACCTGGAACGGGCCAAAAGGAAGCTGGAAGGTGATCTGAAGCTGGCTCAGGAGAATATCATGGACCTGGAGAATGACAAGCAACAATTGGATGAGAGGCTGAAAAA GAAAGACTTTGAGCTTAATGCCCTCAATGCCAGAATAGAGGATGAGCAAGCAGttgcagcccagctccagaaGAAACTCAAAGAGCTTCAG GCTCGGATTGAGGAGCTAGAGGAGGAGTTGGAAGCAGAGCGCACAGGCAGAGCCAAAGTGGAGAAGCTGCGCTCAGACCTGTCACGGGAGCTGGAGGAGATCAGTGAGCggctggaggaggcaggtgGTGCCACATCAGTGCAGATTGAGCTCAACAAGAAGCGGGAGGCAGAGTTTCAGAAGATGCGGCGGGATCTAGAGGAGGCCACGCTGCAGCACGAGGCCACGGCTGCTGCGCTGCGCAAGAAGCACGCTGACAGCGTGGCCGAGCTCAGTGAACAGATCGACAACTTACAGCGCGTCAagcagaagctggagaaggagaagagtgAGCTCAAGCTGGAGCTGGACGATGTTGGCTCCAACATGGAGCAACTGATAAAGGCCAAG GCCAACCTTGAAAAGATGTGCCGCACCATGGAAGATCAGATGAATGAGCACCGGACCAAGTCTGAAGAAGCTCAACGCATGGTCAATGACCTCACAACTCAACGAGCCAAGCTCCAAACAGAAAATG GTGAGCTCTccaggcagctggaggagaaggaagccTTCATCAACCAGATGACCCGAGGGAAACTCACCTACACACAACAGCTAGAGGACCTCAAGAGGCAGCTAGAGGAAGAAGTCAAG GCCAAGAATGCACTGGCCCATGCCCTCCAGTCAGCCCGGCATGACTGTGACCTTCTGAGGGAGCAGTATGAGGAGGAGACAGAGGCCAAAGCTGAGCTCCAGCGCTCGCTCTCCAAGGCCAATTCTGAGGTGGCGCAGTGGAGGACCAAATATGAGACAGATGCCATCCAGCgcactgaggagctggaggaggccAA gaagaagctggcCCAGAGGTTGCAGGAGGCTGAGGAAGCAGTGGAGGCGGTCAATGCCAAGTGTTCTTCCCTGGAGAAGACCAAGCACCGGCTGCAGAATGAGATTGAGGACCTGATGGCAGACCTGGAGCGGTcaaatgcagcagctgctgcattgGACAAGAAGCAGAGAAACTTTGACAAG ATCTTGTCTGAGTGGAAGCAGAAGTTTGAAGAGTCACAGGTAGAGCTGGAAGCATCGCAGAAAGAGGCCAGGTCCCTCAGCACCGAGCTCTTCAAGCTGAAAAACGCTTATGAGGAGTCGCTTGATCATTTAGAAACTTTaaagagggaaaacaagaaTCTCCAAG AGGAGATCTCGGACCTGACAGAGCAGTTGGGTGGCAGCCACAAGACCATCCATGAACTGGAGAAGGTCCGGAAGCAGCTGGATGCTGAGAAACTGGAGCTCCAAGCTGCTCTGGaagaggctgag GCCTCTCTGGAGCATGAGGAGGGAAAGATCCTGAGGGCCCAGCTGGAGTTCAATCAGGTCAAAGCAGACTATGAGCGCAAGCTGGCTGAGAAGGATGAGGAGATGGAGCAGGCCAAGCGCAACCACCTGAGGGTGGTGGACTCACTGCAGACCTCGCTGGACGCTGAGACCCGGAGCCGCAACGAGGCCCTGAGGCTGAAGAAGAAGATGGAGGGTGACCTCAATGAGATGGAGATTCAGCTCAGCCATGCCAACCGTGTGGCTGCTGAGGCTCAGAAGCAAGTCAAGACATTGCAGGGTTGCCTCAAG GACACCCAACTGCAGCTGGATGACATGGTACGGGTCAATGAGGACCTGAAGGAGAATATTGCCATCGTGGAGAGAAGAAATAACCTCCTCCAGtcggagctggaggagctgcggGCAGTGGTGGAACAGACTGAGAGGGCCCGCAAAttggctgagcaggagctgatTGAGGCCAGTGAGAGGGTCCAGCTTCTCCACTCACAG AACACCAGCCTCATCAACCAGAAGAAGAAGATGGAGGCCGACATCTCCCAGCTGCAGACAGAGGTGGAAGAGGCCATCCAGGAGTGCAGGAATGCTGAGGAGAAGGCCAAGAAAGCCATCACTGAT GCGGCCATGATGGCAGAGGagctgaagaaggagcaggACACCAGTGCCCACCTGGAACGCATGAAGAAGAACATGGAGCAGACCATCAAGGACCTGCAGATGAGATTGGATGAGGCTGAGCAGTTGGCCCTGAAAGGAGgcaagaagcagctgcagaagctgGAGGCTCGTGTGCGTGAGTTGGAGAATGAGCTGGAGGCTGAGCAGAAGCGCCATGCTGAGAGCGTCAAGGGTCTCCGCAAATCTGAGCGTCGTGTCAAGGAACTCAGCTACCAG ACAGAAGAGGACCGCAAGAACTTGGTCCGGCTCCAGGACCTCGTGGACAAGCTCCAAATGAAAGTCAAGTCTTACAAGCGACAGGCAGAGGAGGCG GAGGAGCAGGCCAACTCCAACCTTGCCAAGTTCCGCAAGGCGCAGCATGAGCTGGATGAGGCAGAAGAGCGTGCTGACATCGCTGAGTCCCAGGTCAACAAGCTGAGGGCCAAGAGCCGTGACATTGGAGCCAAG GGACTCAATGAAGAGTGA